One Methylosarcina fibrata AML-C10 DNA segment encodes these proteins:
- the maiA gene encoding maleylacetoacetate isomerase, giving the protein MRLILYSYFRSSAAYRVRIALNLKNVDHEIRPVHLLKHGGEQFRADFLALNPQGRVPVLIVQNRALTQSSAIIEYLEEVFPEPPLLPENPLDRAYVRSLAQLIACDIHPLNNLRVLNHLKNALQCDGKQDWYRHWVEEGFAALETRLQQSERRGRYCFADTPGLADAFLVPQVYNALRFDCDMRPFPLIDGIYRQCLKEPAFVKAAPENQPDAET; this is encoded by the coding sequence GTGCGGTTGATTCTGTACAGCTATTTCAGAAGCTCCGCGGCGTACCGGGTGCGGATTGCGTTGAACCTGAAAAACGTCGACCATGAAATCCGCCCGGTGCATCTACTCAAGCACGGCGGTGAGCAATTCCGCGCCGATTTCCTGGCACTGAATCCGCAGGGGCGGGTGCCGGTGCTGATCGTACAGAATCGGGCGCTGACCCAGTCGTCGGCCATTATCGAATATCTGGAAGAAGTGTTTCCGGAACCGCCCTTGCTGCCGGAGAATCCGCTGGACCGGGCTTATGTCCGCTCTCTGGCCCAACTGATCGCCTGCGACATTCACCCTTTGAACAATTTGCGGGTGCTCAATCATCTGAAAAACGCGCTTCAATGCGACGGCAAACAGGACTGGTACCGCCATTGGGTGGAAGAAGGCTTTGCCGCCCTGGAAACACGGCTGCAACAAAGCGAGCGGCGCGGCCGCTATTGTTTCGCTGATACGCCCGGCCTGGCCGATGCGTTTCTGGTGCCGCAAGTCTACAATGCTCTGCGTTTCGACTGCGACATGCGGCCGTTTCCGCTGATCGACGGCATTTATCGGCAATGCCTGAAAGAGCCTGCTTTTGTTAAAGCCGCTCCGGAAAATCAGCCCGATGCCGAGACGTGA
- a CDS encoding fumarylacetoacetate hydrolase family protein: MKLATLKTAGRDGSLAVVSRDLSRAAPVPEVALTLQYALDNWTAVEPRLAHVYRMLNAGECGSVPFDSRRAAAPLPRAYQWLDGSAYLSHVERVRRARGAELPDRLRDDPLMYQGASDVMLGACDPIEAADEDWGIDFEAEVGVITDDVACGISVEEAASRIRLILLINDVSLRHLIPDELAKGFGFLHGKPASAFSPVAVTPDELGAAWTDCKVRLPLTVHWNGRLFGQANAGVDVQFDFARLIAHAARTRKLTAGTIIGSGTVSNYDAAAGYSCIVEKRVVEIIESGAAATGFLRYGDRVRIEMRDARGNSVFGAIEQEVRPCG; this comes from the coding sequence ATGAAACTCGCCACGCTCAAAACGGCCGGCCGCGACGGCAGTCTGGCCGTGGTCAGCCGCGACTTGAGCCGGGCCGCTCCGGTTCCCGAAGTGGCCTTGACCCTGCAGTACGCGCTGGACAACTGGACTGCGGTCGAACCCCGGCTGGCCCATGTTTACCGGATGCTGAACGCCGGTGAGTGCGGCTCGGTCCCGTTCGATTCCCGCCGGGCGGCGGCGCCGCTGCCGAGAGCCTATCAGTGGCTCGACGGCAGCGCTTATCTCAGCCACGTCGAACGAGTGCGCAGGGCGCGGGGCGCCGAGTTGCCGGATCGCCTCAGGGACGATCCTTTGATGTATCAGGGCGCTTCGGACGTAATGCTCGGCGCCTGCGATCCGATCGAAGCCGCCGACGAAGACTGGGGCATCGATTTCGAGGCCGAGGTCGGGGTGATCACCGACGACGTCGCCTGTGGCATCTCCGTGGAGGAAGCGGCTTCGCGCATCCGGCTGATCCTGCTGATCAACGACGTGTCGCTGCGCCATCTGATTCCCGACGAACTGGCCAAAGGCTTCGGCTTTCTGCACGGCAAGCCGGCCAGCGCCTTTTCGCCGGTGGCCGTGACGCCGGACGAGCTGGGCGCCGCCTGGACCGATTGCAAAGTCCGTCTGCCGCTGACGGTGCACTGGAACGGGCGCTTGTTCGGTCAGGCGAATGCCGGCGTCGACGTGCAGTTTGATTTTGCAAGGCTCATCGCGCATGCCGCCAGAACACGAAAACTGACCGCCGGCACGATCATCGGGTCCGGCACGGTCAGCAACTACGATGCGGCGGCAGGCTATTCCTGCATCGTCGAAAAACGCGTCGTGGAAATCATCGAAAGCGGCGCGGCCGCGACCGGCTTCCTGCGTTACGGCGACCGGGTCCGGATCGAGATGCGGGATGCCCGCGGCAATTCGGTTTTCGGCGCGATCGAGCAGGAGGTCAGGCCGTGCGGTTGA
- a CDS encoding homogentisate 1,2-dioxygenase encodes MPWIQIPKVEGTASRQAHADLPANTYERELGKEGFYGPATQMHHRHPPTGWSAIEGPLKPHAFDTQKLDAAGEGPWQSPLLFSNPAIRIRFLKLANNMDHLARNADGDELLFIHRGAGDLYCDYGRLTFREGDYLMLPRGTMWRIDVKEAVGALMIEATEDSYRLPEKGLVSHQAIFDPAILDTPKIDEAFLAQQDESAWRVVVKKKNDLSTLTYPFNPLDAVGWHGTLMPVRLNWRDIRPLMSHRYHVPPSAHTTFAAGRFVVCTFVPRPFESDPHVLNVPFFHSNDDYDELIFYHAGQFFSRDHIYPGMMTLHPGGIPHGPHPKALQNAEKKRGTMTDEVAVMVDTRDALDVTDEARAIEWAGYVDSWK; translated from the coding sequence ATGCCGTGGATTCAGATACCCAAAGTGGAAGGCACCGCTTCCCGGCAGGCGCACGCCGATCTGCCGGCGAACACTTACGAACGGGAACTGGGCAAGGAAGGCTTTTACGGCCCCGCCACCCAGATGCATCACCGGCATCCGCCCACCGGCTGGTCGGCGATCGAAGGCCCGCTCAAGCCCCATGCCTTCGATACGCAGAAACTGGATGCGGCGGGCGAGGGTCCCTGGCAGTCTCCGCTGCTGTTCAGTAATCCCGCCATTCGGATTCGTTTCCTGAAGCTGGCAAATAACATGGATCATTTGGCGCGCAATGCCGACGGCGACGAATTGCTCTTCATCCATCGCGGCGCGGGTGATCTGTACTGCGATTACGGCCGTTTGACTTTTCGCGAGGGTGATTACCTGATGCTGCCGCGCGGCACGATGTGGCGCATCGACGTGAAGGAAGCCGTCGGCGCGCTGATGATCGAAGCGACCGAGGACAGCTACCGTCTGCCGGAGAAAGGACTGGTCAGCCATCAGGCCATTTTCGATCCGGCGATTCTGGATACGCCGAAAATCGACGAAGCCTTTCTCGCCCAGCAAGACGAATCCGCCTGGCGGGTGGTCGTCAAAAAAAAGAACGACCTCAGTACCCTGACTTATCCGTTCAACCCGTTGGATGCGGTCGGCTGGCACGGCACGCTGATGCCGGTGCGTCTGAACTGGCGCGACATCCGGCCGCTGATGAGCCACCGGTATCATGTGCCGCCGTCGGCCCACACCACGTTCGCCGCCGGCCGCTTCGTCGTCTGCACGTTCGTGCCGAGGCCTTTCGAATCCGATCCCCATGTCCTGAACGTGCCTTTCTTTCACAGCAACGACGATTACGACGAACTGATTTTCTACCATGCCGGCCAGTTTTTTTCCAGAGACCACATTTATCCCGGCATGATGACCCTGCACCCAGGCGGCATTCCGCACGGTCCGCACCCGAAAGCGCTGCAGAACGCCGAAAAGAAACGCGGTACGATGACCGACGAAGTGGCGGTGATGGTCGATACCCGCGATGCGCTGGACGTCACCGACGAGGCCCGGGCGATCGAATGGGCCGGGTACGTGGATTCCTGGAAATGA
- the hppD gene encoding 4-hydroxyphenylpyruvate dioxygenase: MNAMINASNPVGTDGFEFVEYTAPDTRELEKLFVSMGFAAVARHRSKDVVLYRQGRINFIINHEPASFAQAFARVHGPSICAFAIRVKNAAECFKRALELGAEPHRGNVGPMELNIPAIRGIGRSLIYLVDRYGEEHSIYDVDFVPLPGADLKPEGAGLTEIDHLTHNVYHGDMDRWAEFYRRLFNFHEIRYFDIHGKMTGLKSRAMTSPCGKIRIPINEPTDAKSQIQEYLAAYHGEGIQHIALATDDIYGAVEQLRANGVRFMDVPDAYYETIDVRLPRHREPVARLRQDGILIDGTHEPGGGLLLQIFTNTVIGPIFFEIIQRKGNEGFGEGNFQALFEAIERDQIRRGVI, translated from the coding sequence ATGAATGCAATGATCAACGCATCGAACCCGGTCGGAACGGATGGTTTTGAATTCGTCGAATACACCGCGCCGGATACCCGGGAACTGGAAAAGCTGTTTGTCAGCATGGGTTTTGCCGCCGTGGCCCGGCACCGGTCGAAGGACGTGGTGCTTTATCGGCAAGGCCGGATCAATTTCATCATCAACCACGAGCCGGCCAGTTTCGCACAGGCGTTCGCCAGAGTGCACGGGCCGTCCATTTGCGCGTTTGCGATCCGGGTCAAAAACGCCGCGGAATGTTTCAAGCGCGCGCTTGAACTGGGTGCGGAGCCCCATCGCGGCAATGTCGGGCCGATGGAGCTTAACATTCCCGCCATCCGGGGGATCGGCCGCAGCCTGATCTATTTGGTGGACCGCTACGGCGAGGAGCATTCGATCTACGACGTCGATTTCGTGCCGCTGCCGGGAGCCGATTTAAAACCGGAAGGCGCCGGGTTGACCGAGATCGATCACCTGACCCACAACGTTTATCACGGCGACATGGACCGATGGGCCGAATTTTACCGGAGGCTGTTCAATTTTCACGAAATCCGTTATTTCGACATCCACGGCAAAATGACCGGCCTGAAATCACGGGCCATGACCAGTCCGTGCGGCAAGATTCGCATCCCGATCAACGAGCCGACCGACGCCAAATCGCAAATTCAGGAATATCTGGCCGCCTATCACGGCGAGGGGATTCAGCACATCGCCCTGGCGACCGACGACATCTACGGAGCCGTGGAACAATTGCGCGCCAACGGCGTCCGCTTCATGGACGTGCCCGATGCCTATTACGAAACGATCGATGTCAGGCTGCCGAGGCATCGCGAGCCGGTCGCGCGGCTCAGACAGGACGGCATCCTGATCGACGGTACGCATGAGCCCGGGGGCGGCCTGTTGCTGCAAATATTCACCAATACCGTGATCGGCCCGATTTTCTTCGAAATCATTCAGCGCAAGGGCAACGAAGGCTTCGGGGAAGGCAACTTCCAGGCTTTGTTCGAAGCGATCGAGCGCGATCAAATCAGGAGAGGAGTCATCTAA
- a CDS encoding tryptophan 2,3-dioxygenase family protein — protein sequence MNTPAKPLYYGDYLKLSSLLNAQFPESGRYGREAHDEMLFIITHQTYELWFKQILHELLSVLELFSAVPLDEKKLHVIVRRLDRIIRIQQVINQQIGILETMTPLDFLDFRNFLVPASGFQSRQFREIELRLGLSHHLKNFGFGRFTEEDRRHLERVAKQPSLFERVDAWLARTPFLESEDFSFWHSYRVAVANMLAGDADIIGNNPLLSEPEKAQQLAELEATRQSFACLFDPQLYEQYRRQGNFQLSYKATLAALFIQLYRDEPLLQLPFRALTRLMDLDEQLTHWRSSHALMAQRMLGTKIGTGGSSGHDYLRSTVSGKRLFADLFNLSTYLIPRSQLPALPDSLQRNLGFQQERH from the coding sequence ATGAACACCCCAGCGAAGCCCCTTTATTACGGCGATTATCTGAAGCTGAGCAGTTTGCTGAATGCGCAATTTCCGGAAAGCGGCCGTTACGGCCGGGAGGCGCACGATGAAATGCTGTTCATCATTACCCATCAGACGTACGAGCTGTGGTTCAAACAGATTCTGCACGAACTTTTGTCGGTGCTTGAGCTGTTCTCGGCGGTTCCTCTGGACGAAAAAAAGCTGCACGTCATTGTCCGGCGGCTGGACCGCATCATCCGCATCCAGCAGGTGATCAACCAGCAGATCGGCATCCTGGAAACGATGACGCCGCTGGATTTTCTGGATTTCCGGAATTTCCTGGTGCCGGCTTCCGGATTTCAAAGCCGGCAGTTTCGCGAGATCGAATTGCGCCTGGGCTTGTCGCATCATTTGAAAAATTTCGGTTTCGGACGTTTCACCGAAGAAGACCGCCGCCATCTCGAACGCGTGGCAAAGCAACCATCGCTGTTCGAACGGGTGGACGCCTGGTTGGCCCGGACGCCGTTTCTGGAATCCGAGGATTTCAGTTTCTGGCACAGCTACCGAGTCGCGGTGGCAAACATGCTGGCCGGCGACGCCGACATCATCGGCAACAATCCGCTCTTGAGCGAGCCGGAAAAAGCGCAGCAACTGGCCGAACTCGAAGCGACCCGGCAGAGTTTCGCCTGTCTGTTCGACCCGCAACTTTATGAGCAATACCGTCGACAGGGGAATTTTCAATTGAGCTACAAAGCCACGCTGGCCGCCCTGTTCATCCAGTTGTACCGCGACGAGCCCCTGCTGCAACTCCCGTTTCGGGCGCTGACCCGGCTGATGGACCTCGACGAGCAACTGACTCATTGGCGCAGCAGCCACGCCCTGATGGCGCAGCGGATGCTGGGCACGAAAATCGGGACCGGCGGCTCCAGCGGCCACGATTACCTGAGATCGACCGTCAGCGGCAAACGGCTGTTCGCGGATCTGTTCAACCTGTCGACCTACCTGATTCCCCGCTCTCAGTTGCCGGCACTGCCCGACTCCTTGCAGCGAAATCTCGGTTTTCAACAGGAGCGCCATTAA
- a CDS encoding two-component system response regulator, with the protein MKILYVDDNEQARYLLETLLKAKGHQITTATDGEAALELLDRQSFDMIVSDIMMPQMDGFMFCHQVKKNPRLAGIPFIFYSATFTQPEDIKFALQIGADRFLIKPTPPEEFLLELDAVASKSSGRSGAPRLSLDETAFLSGYAGRLGKKLESARLRLDRAQASLTGVRLELEATQRKLFQLADHSSDGIMIVNRDGRILLNNPALLKQFNVISGAAGQMQLGDIFPKEQCDRLLSLLDLQAEFSSQDFPDIVLTNGACVTVTASYATYRGQHALLILLRNVQAEKQLNEQLRLHSHIVENLVEGVFVTDAENRIISANAAFTRITGYRLEEVSGKNPRVLKSGSQDLTFYQRLWNALLTQGQWQGEIWNRRKNGEIFPEWLFISLVRGTEGEILFHVGIFSDMTEHEQARKNIEHLAHHDPLTDLPNRTLLRYRLNEAIHQAGRNRYKTALLFLDLDRFKLINDSLGHFVGDALLKLLSQRLRDCVRQTDTVARQGGDEFVIVLAELGKKEDVYRIINKVLATVGEPAFIECHEINVTCSIGVALYPDDGGDDVTLLKHADSALYSAKNEGRNNYQFYSAQLDKEPERRLIMGNALNKAVERMELRLVYQPQVRMSDRAVVGCEALARWQHPELGVVSPAVFIPLAEETGRINAIGNWILRTACRQATLWQRPGGPAIRVAVNLSAIQFRNPALLQTIKDILKESGLESKCLELELTEGILMREANNTLDMLHSFKTMGVRMSIDDFGTGYSNLAYLNRFSVDKLKIDQSFVAGLPESRHDAAIVHAIIHMAHSLGLQVVAEGVETEEQHRFLLAHGCDLGQGYFYAKPLEADVFGRMLENSV; encoded by the coding sequence ATGAAGATTCTGTACGTCGACGACAACGAGCAAGCCCGCTATTTGCTGGAAACCCTGCTGAAGGCCAAAGGACATCAAATCACGACCGCGACGGACGGCGAGGCGGCGCTGGAGCTGCTCGATCGGCAGTCCTTCGATATGATCGTTTCCGACATCATGATGCCGCAGATGGACGGTTTCATGTTCTGCCACCAGGTCAAAAAAAATCCGCGGCTTGCCGGCATTCCTTTTATTTTTTATTCGGCCACTTTCACGCAGCCCGAGGACATCAAGTTTGCCTTGCAAATCGGCGCGGACCGGTTTTTGATCAAGCCCACGCCGCCGGAAGAATTTTTACTGGAACTGGATGCGGTGGCGTCGAAAAGTTCCGGACGGAGTGGGGCGCCCCGTCTTTCTCTCGACGAAACGGCGTTTCTGTCGGGCTATGCCGGACGCCTGGGCAAGAAGCTGGAAAGCGCCAGGCTCCGCCTCGACCGCGCTCAGGCTTCCCTGACAGGAGTTCGCCTGGAACTGGAGGCCACGCAGCGCAAATTGTTTCAGTTGGCCGACCACAGCAGCGACGGCATCATGATCGTCAATCGGGACGGCCGCATATTATTGAATAATCCTGCGCTGTTGAAACAGTTTAACGTCATTTCCGGAGCGGCCGGTCAAATGCAGCTCGGCGATATTTTTCCGAAGGAACAATGCGACCGATTGCTGAGTCTTCTGGACCTGCAAGCGGAGTTTTCGTCGCAGGATTTTCCCGATATTGTGTTGACCAACGGCGCCTGCGTTACGGTGACGGCATCTTACGCCACTTATCGGGGACAACATGCATTGCTGATTCTGCTGCGTAACGTCCAGGCCGAAAAGCAGCTTAACGAGCAACTGAGGTTGCACTCTCATATCGTGGAAAACCTGGTCGAAGGCGTTTTCGTGACCGATGCCGAAAACCGGATCATTTCCGCCAACGCCGCCTTTACCCGAATCACCGGCTACCGCCTCGAAGAAGTGTCGGGCAAAAATCCCCGTGTATTGAAATCGGGCAGTCAGGATTTAACTTTTTACCAGCGGCTATGGAATGCGTTGCTGACCCAGGGGCAGTGGCAGGGCGAAATCTGGAACCGGCGCAAGAACGGAGAGATTTTTCCCGAATGGCTGTTCATCAGTCTGGTGCGAGGAACGGAAGGCGAAATTTTGTTTCACGTCGGCATTTTCAGCGACATGACCGAACACGAGCAGGCGCGGAAAAACATCGAACATCTGGCTCACCACGATCCGTTGACCGATCTGCCGAATCGGACCTTGCTGCGCTACCGTCTGAACGAGGCCATCCACCAGGCTGGCAGGAACCGGTACAAAACCGCCTTGTTGTTTCTGGATCTGGACCGCTTCAAACTGATCAACGATTCTTTGGGGCATTTTGTCGGCGATGCTCTGCTCAAACTGTTGTCGCAGCGTCTTCGGGATTGTGTTCGGCAAACCGATACCGTGGCCCGCCAGGGCGGCGATGAATTCGTCATCGTTCTGGCGGAACTGGGCAAAAAGGAAGACGTCTACCGGATTATCAATAAAGTTCTGGCTACCGTCGGCGAACCTGCTTTTATTGAATGTCATGAAATCAACGTGACTTGCAGCATAGGCGTCGCCTTGTATCCGGACGACGGCGGCGACGACGTGACTTTGCTGAAACACGCGGACAGCGCGCTGTATTCGGCAAAGAACGAAGGTCGGAACAACTACCAGTTCTATTCGGCCCAACTCGACAAGGAGCCGGAACGACGGCTGATCATGGGCAATGCGCTGAATAAGGCGGTGGAGCGGATGGAACTGCGGCTGGTATATCAACCGCAGGTTCGCATGTCCGATCGGGCGGTGGTCGGCTGCGAAGCCCTGGCGCGCTGGCAGCATCCCGAACTGGGGGTCGTTTCTCCTGCCGTTTTTATTCCGCTGGCCGAAGAGACCGGGCGCATCAATGCCATCGGCAACTGGATCTTGCGCACGGCCTGCCGGCAGGCCACCTTATGGCAGCGGCCGGGCGGGCCGGCGATCCGCGTTGCGGTCAACCTGTCCGCCATTCAGTTCCGCAATCCGGCGCTGTTGCAGACCATCAAGGACATCCTCAAGGAGTCCGGTCTGGAATCGAAATGCCTGGAGCTGGAGCTGACCGAAGGCATCCTGATGCGCGAGGCGAACAATACGCTCGACATGCTGCACAGTTTCAAGACGATGGGCGTGCGGATGTCCATCGACGATTTCGGCACCGGTTATTCCAATCTGGCCTATCTCAACCGGTTTTCGGTCGACAAGCTCAAAATCGATCAATCCTTTGTGGCCGGTCTGCCGGAGAGCAGGCACGATGCCGCCATCGTTCATGCCATCATCCACATGGCGCACAGCCTGGGGTTGCAGGTGGTGGCCGAAGGCGTGGAAACCGAAGAACAGCATCGTTTTTTGCTGGCCCACGGCTGCGATTTAGGCCAGGGCTATTTTTACGCCAAGCCGCTCGAAGCGGACGTATTTGGCCGAATGCTCGAGAATTCCGTTTAA
- a CDS encoding response regulator: protein MVETVLIIEDNEKNLYLMEYLLKHAGMNTLSANSGVQGLVMAKAERPSLILMDIQLPEMDGFETTRRLKQEPETCGIPIIAVSSFATESSRRAAQAAGVSAYIAKPIQPEQFIEQIKQFLP from the coding sequence ATGGTTGAGACCGTGCTGATCATCGAGGACAACGAGAAGAATCTGTATTTGATGGAATATCTGCTCAAACACGCAGGGATGAATACGCTCAGCGCCAACAGCGGCGTTCAGGGATTGGTCATGGCCAAAGCCGAACGGCCGAGCCTGATTTTGATGGACATCCAATTGCCGGAAATGGATGGCTTCGAAACGACCCGGCGTCTCAAACAGGAGCCGGAAACCTGCGGTATTCCGATCATTGCCGTCAGCTCTTTCGCTACCGAATCTTCCCGCAGGGCCGCTCAGGCTGCGGGCGTGTCGGCCTATATTGCCAAGCCGATTCAACCGGAACAGTTTATTGAACAAATCAAGCAATTTTTGCCATGA
- a CDS encoding sensor histidine kinase, with amino-acid sequence MVALLSVSALFFALQNQHKHLLENQYWVEHTFSVQDGLNKLLQTAIDGSNGMRGYLLSGKADYLPPFQTMLDTLWPQHDRLLQLTADNPAQQKKLAELKPVLERRLRESRLHYELYAQNSGKAEARMAEGHGLQINQVLRKAIDELIQEEQRLLAAREKKLTDSYRQTFYFDVGVLVLLALLSVFFIRTMNRELIVRDRYSEQLNRLNSELETNNQNLKLANEAIQRSDRLKTNFLSAMSHELRTPLNSIIGFTGVLRMGIPGPLNEEQQKQLGMINDSAQHLLHLINDLLDLSRIESGRDELSVESFDLAEVIAETFRVVSPLASRKSLRLRADCSAGAVLLTTDRRKIFQILLNLVNNAVKFSEHGDVVVSCTPSAHTVQITVSDQGIGIRPENIGMLFQAFQQVDGSARRAYEGAGLGLYLCRKLVEMLGGEISVDSEYGKGSNFRFTLPLPPAEG; translated from the coding sequence ATGGTCGCTTTATTGTCGGTGTCGGCCCTGTTTTTCGCGCTACAGAATCAGCATAAGCATCTTTTGGAAAACCAGTATTGGGTGGAACATACTTTTTCCGTGCAGGACGGATTGAATAAACTCCTGCAGACGGCCATCGACGGCTCCAACGGCATGAGGGGCTATCTTCTTTCGGGAAAGGCCGATTATCTGCCGCCTTTTCAGACAATGCTCGATACGCTGTGGCCCCAGCACGACCGCCTTCTGCAATTGACCGCCGATAATCCGGCTCAGCAAAAGAAGCTGGCCGAGCTGAAGCCCGTTCTGGAGCGGCGCCTTCGGGAGAGCCGGCTTCATTACGAGCTCTATGCGCAAAATTCCGGGAAAGCGGAAGCGCGCATGGCCGAGGGGCACGGCTTGCAAATCAATCAGGTTCTGCGCAAAGCGATCGACGAGCTGATACAGGAAGAGCAGCGCTTGCTCGCCGCTCGCGAAAAAAAGCTTACGGATAGTTACCGGCAGACCTTTTACTTCGACGTCGGCGTGCTGGTCTTGCTGGCGCTGTTAAGCGTTTTTTTCATCCGGACCATGAACCGCGAGCTGATCGTGCGCGACCGCTACTCGGAGCAATTGAATCGGCTGAATTCGGAACTGGAAACCAACAATCAGAATCTCAAACTGGCCAATGAAGCCATTCAGAGGAGCGATCGCCTGAAAACCAACTTTCTTTCGGCGATGAGTCACGAATTGCGCACTCCGCTGAATTCGATCATCGGCTTTACCGGCGTGCTGCGCATGGGCATACCGGGGCCCTTGAACGAAGAACAGCAGAAGCAGCTCGGCATGATCAACGATTCCGCCCAGCATTTGCTGCATCTGATCAACGATTTGCTGGATTTGTCGCGCATCGAAAGCGGGCGGGACGAGCTGTCGGTCGAGAGCTTCGATCTGGCCGAGGTCATTGCGGAAACCTTTCGGGTGGTATCGCCGCTGGCTTCCCGGAAATCGCTCCGTTTGCGTGCGGATTGCTCTGCCGGAGCGGTCCTGTTAACGACCGATCGGCGCAAGATTTTTCAAATTCTGCTCAATCTGGTCAACAATGCGGTCAAGTTTTCGGAGCACGGCGACGTCGTCGTGAGTTGCACGCCGTCGGCGCATACGGTGCAAATCACGGTCAGCGACCAGGGCATCGGCATTCGGCCCGAAAACATCGGCATGCTGTTCCAGGCCTTTCAGCAAGTGGACGGTTCGGCCCGGCGCGCTTATGAAGGCGCGGGCCTCGGCCTGTACTTGTGCAGGAAACTGGTGGAAATGCTGGGCGGCGAAATTTCGGTCGACAGCGAATACGGTAAAGGATCAAACTTCCGCTTTACCTTACCGTTGCCACCGGCAGAGGGATAA
- a CDS encoding YebC/PmpR family DNA-binding transcriptional regulator, producing the protein MGRAYQNRKVSMAKTAAAKTKVYSKYGREIYVCAKAGGIDPAANLTLRGLIERAKKDQVPSHVIDKALDKAKGGGGEDFAPARYEGFGPGGCMVIVDCLTDNPTRTFNDVRLCFTKTKSKIGTPGTVSHMFDHLAILAFKHNDEDAVLEALLGADVDVGDIENEDGKITVFTPQGDYFKAKQALLDSLGEIDFEADEIQFVPKGSTPIGGDDIAMLEKFLDLLNDLDDVQNVYHDAEF; encoded by the coding sequence ATGGGTAGAGCTTATCAGAACCGCAAGGTTTCCATGGCCAAAACGGCCGCAGCCAAGACCAAGGTCTACAGTAAATACGGCCGTGAAATTTATGTGTGCGCCAAAGCCGGGGGCATCGACCCGGCCGCAAATCTGACATTACGAGGATTAATCGAAAGGGCAAAGAAAGATCAGGTCCCAAGCCACGTGATCGACAAAGCGCTCGACAAGGCCAAAGGCGGCGGCGGCGAGGATTTCGCGCCGGCGCGCTACGAAGGCTTCGGCCCCGGCGGCTGCATGGTGATCGTCGACTGCCTGACCGACAACCCCACCCGTACGTTTAACGACGTGCGCCTGTGTTTCACCAAAACCAAATCCAAAATCGGCACACCCGGCACGGTCAGCCACATGTTCGACCATTTGGCGATTCTGGCGTTCAAGCACAACGACGAGGACGCCGTTCTCGAAGCCTTGCTGGGGGCCGACGTCGACGTCGGCGACATCGAAAACGAGGACGGAAAAATCACCGTGTTCACGCCTCAAGGCGACTATTTCAAGGCCAAGCAAGCGTTACTGGATTCCCTGGGCGAGATCGATTTCGAAGCCGATGAAATCCAGTTCGTGCCGAAAGGCAGCACGCCGATCGGCGGAGACGACATTGCGATGCTCGAAAAGTTTCTGGATCTGTTGAATGATCTGGACGACGTGCAAAACGTTTATCACGATGCCGAGTTTTAG